One window of Thermocoleostomius sinensis A174 genomic DNA carries:
- a CDS encoding S8 family serine peptidase, protein MRNEAKISPAFEPFLADSGDDSKRDAIVIYQAPLIEGMVSRDRLQELEQRLDEVREIAILQKNVAQIVVRGYREASRDLGYVDQPLKADPIGTGTLPIASVEVTRKTLEVLADQPNVVAVLPNQKIHLIRPHRVEYSTLMDQEQQNGLTWGLNYLEIPRLWETTQGHDINVAVLDTGVYAAHPALNDRVKEFVVIDPLGRRITTDLPFDCGQHGTHVCGTIAGGQTANGISIGVAPQANLLVAGVLMGDATLRSLMEGISWAVEQGADIINMSLGFNYYEPLFAEVLDILLHQYSVLPVVAIGNENHGNSSSPGNAYNAFSVGAVEKLESGDVDVTFFSSGASLVFPGKEGSALVTKPDVVAPGVQICSCIPPVQLSNGTFDYNFMDGTSMATPHVAGVAALLMSAYPTASATDIIKVLKETASHPDGVDLRPCNRWGHGVIQPTAALDALS, encoded by the coding sequence TTGCGTAACGAAGCAAAAATTTCTCCCGCATTTGAACCGTTTCTTGCTGATAGTGGCGACGACAGCAAACGCGACGCCATTGTGATCTATCAAGCGCCTTTAATTGAAGGCATGGTGTCTCGCGATCGATTGCAAGAGTTGGAACAGCGCTTGGATGAAGTCCGTGAGATTGCTATTTTACAAAAAAATGTTGCCCAAATCGTTGTTCGGGGCTATCGAGAAGCTAGCCGTGACTTGGGCTATGTTGACCAACCCCTGAAAGCAGACCCCATTGGAACGGGAACGCTGCCGATCGCCTCGGTGGAAGTAACGCGCAAAACCTTAGAAGTTTTGGCAGACCAGCCGAATGTGGTGGCGGTGTTGCCCAACCAAAAAATTCATCTCATCCGTCCCCATCGGGTGGAATACTCAACGCTCATGGATCAAGAGCAGCAAAACGGGCTGACCTGGGGCCTGAATTATCTAGAGATCCCTCGATTGTGGGAAACCACCCAAGGGCATGACATTAATGTAGCGGTGCTAGATACAGGGGTGTATGCGGCACATCCCGCCCTCAATGATCGCGTCAAAGAATTTGTAGTGATTGACCCATTGGGACGACGAATTACGACCGATTTGCCATTTGATTGTGGACAGCATGGCACGCATGTCTGTGGCACGATCGCAGGCGGACAAACGGCTAACGGCATTTCCATTGGGGTTGCTCCTCAAGCCAATCTGTTGGTGGCAGGGGTGTTAATGGGCGATGCAACGCTGCGATCGTTGATGGAGGGTATTTCTTGGGCGGTAGAACAAGGGGCAGACATCATTAACATGTCACTAGGATTTAATTACTATGAACCATTGTTTGCCGAGGTACTAGACATTTTGCTGCACCAGTACAGCGTCTTGCCCGTTGTGGCGATCGGCAACGAAAATCACGGTAACAGCAGTTCGCCTGGCAACGCCTACAATGCCTTTTCAGTAGGAGCCGTCGAAAAGCTAGAATCTGGGGATGTGGATGTAACTTTCTTCAGCAGCGGAGCAAGCCTCGTATTTCCTGGCAAAGAAGGCAGTGCACTGGTGACAAAGCCCGATGTGGTGGCTCCTGGCGTTCAGATCTGCTCTTGCATTCCCCCAGTACAGCTTTCCAATGGAACCTTTGACTATAACTTCATGGATGGCACGTCGATGGCGACACCCCATGTGGCAGGAGTAGCTGCTTTGTTAATGTCGGCCTATCCAACTGCCTCCGCAACCGATATCATAAAGGTACTGAAGGAAACAGCCAGTCACCCAGATGGCGTTGATCTTCGTCCTTGCAATCGCTGGGGACACGGGGTCATTCAACCGACGGCGGCGCTTGATGCCTTAAGCTAA
- the ureE gene encoding urease accessory protein UreE has protein sequence MLTLTHRSPVDPKGAVSLTLSLTAEERTRSRHYFQTDDGQGVYLRLPRGTVLRHGDVLQSEDRQTLVQIVAKPEPVMTVTAATTIDLLRAAYHLGNRHVPLEVTETYLRLSPDPVLKSMLEQMRLHVTEAQLPFEPEAGAYGHTASHGHAHAPSATHVHDHVDHDHID, from the coding sequence ATGCTGACACTCACGCATCGATCGCCCGTTGATCCCAAGGGTGCTGTTTCACTGACCCTCTCGCTGACGGCCGAAGAACGGACGCGATCGCGCCACTATTTTCAAACCGATGATGGGCAGGGGGTCTACTTACGGCTACCCCGTGGCACGGTGCTGCGGCATGGAGATGTTTTGCAATCAGAAGATCGGCAAACCTTAGTGCAAATTGTGGCTAAACCCGAACCTGTGATGACTGTGACCGCTGCAACAACGATCGATCTGCTACGAGCCGCCTATCATTTGGGCAATCGCCATGTGCCCCTAGAAGTTACCGAAACTTATTTGCGCCTATCGCCCGATCCGGTGCTGAAGTCCATGCTGGAACAGATGAGGCTGCATGTGACGGAAGCTCAGTTACCCTTTGAACCAGAAGCCGGAGCTTATGGACACACCGCTTCTCACGGACATGCTCATGCCCCCTCTGCTACTCACGTTCATGATCACGTTGACCATGATCACATTGACTGA
- the plsY gene encoding glycerol-3-phosphate 1-O-acyltransferase PlsY gives MVLWLASGLGVVLVAYLLGAIPTGYWAGKLLQGIDIREHGSKSTGATNVLRTLGKGPALTVLLIDVFKGVTAVLLARWIYSLPAIIAVVPDAIDRFAWTNWVVTLAALMAMVGHSRSIWINFTGGKSAATGLGVLFAMAWQVGLGVAVIFGLVLAIFRIVSLSSIAAAIGAIGLMWAFRQPLSYQLIVLAGGLYVIWRHKANIQRLVAGTEPKIGQKHQESELERS, from the coding sequence ATGGTGCTGTGGTTAGCGTCTGGGTTAGGAGTGGTGTTAGTCGCCTATTTGTTGGGGGCTATTCCTACAGGGTATTGGGCAGGAAAACTGCTTCAAGGTATTGATATTCGTGAGCATGGCTCTAAGTCAACGGGTGCCACCAATGTGCTACGAACGCTGGGCAAAGGTCCAGCCCTCACTGTGTTGCTCATTGATGTCTTTAAAGGCGTGACGGCGGTTTTATTAGCCCGTTGGATCTATAGCTTGCCTGCAATTATAGCGGTTGTCCCAGACGCGATCGATCGTTTCGCTTGGACCAATTGGGTTGTCACCTTAGCGGCTTTGATGGCCATGGTCGGGCATAGTCGATCGATCTGGATCAACTTCACGGGCGGCAAATCGGCGGCAACTGGATTGGGCGTTTTGTTTGCCATGGCATGGCAGGTGGGGTTAGGCGTTGCTGTGATTTTTGGACTGGTGTTGGCAATTTTCCGGATTGTTTCCCTCAGTTCAATTGCAGCCGCAATTGGGGCGATTGGCTTGATGTGGGCCTTTCGCCAACCACTGTCCTATCAACTAATTGTGCTGGCGGGTGGGCTGTATGTGATTTGGCGACACAAAGCCAACATTCAGCGTCTTGTCGCTGGAACCGAACCGAAAATTGGACAGAAACATCAGGAAAGTGAACTGGAGCGAAGTTAG
- the speA gene encoding biosynthetic arginine decarboxylase: protein MTEPTNQSEKQSQSLTRSVSQAELQNGPQATWTIEDSEELYRINGWGEPYFSINAAGHVTVSPMGDRGGSLDLYELTNALKQRNLGLPLLIRFSDILEDRIERLNACFSRAIARYSYAGDYRGVFPVKCNQQRHLIEDLVRFGKPHQFGLEAGSKPELMIALALLDTPGSLLICNGYKDQEYIETAMLARRLGHTPIIVLEQIEEVELVIEASRKLNIEPILGVRAKLSAKGIGRWGTSAGDRAKFGLTIPEIIRAVEQLRSTDMLNSLQLLHFHIGSQISSISVIKDAIREAGQIYGELVKLGANMNYLDVGGGLGVDYDGSKTNFYASKNYSMQNYANDVVAAMKDACQQRGIAVPTLVSESGRAIASHQSVLVFDVLGTSDVISEIPELPADDDPLVLRNLYETYQSISVDNYQEAYHDATQFKEEAVSMFGFGYISLTDRARVERLYWACCRKILEIARQQDYVPDDLEDLEKIMASIYYVNFSVFQSAPDAWAIDQLFPIMPIHRLNEEPTCRGTLADLTCDSDGKIDQFIDLRDVKYVLELHPLKKNLPAEDGQFATGADSASHSQSTHEPYYLGMFLSGAYQEIMGNLHNLFGDTNTVHIKLTPKGYQIEHVVKGDTMREVLGYVQYDAEDLIENIRRRSEQALQEHQITLEESQLLLQNYERSLSRYTYLSS, encoded by the coding sequence ATGACTGAGCCAACAAACCAGTCAGAAAAACAGTCGCAATCTTTGACCCGTTCTGTGTCTCAAGCCGAATTGCAGAATGGACCTCAAGCCACCTGGACGATCGAAGACAGCGAAGAACTGTATCGCATCAACGGTTGGGGAGAACCCTATTTCTCAATCAACGCAGCGGGGCATGTTACTGTATCGCCGATGGGCGATCGCGGCGGATCGCTAGATCTGTATGAGTTGACCAATGCTCTCAAGCAGCGCAACTTGGGGCTGCCGTTGCTGATCCGCTTCTCGGATATCTTAGAGGATCGGATCGAACGCCTCAATGCCTGTTTTTCACGAGCGATCGCCCGCTACAGCTATGCTGGAGACTATCGCGGTGTGTTTCCAGTAAAATGCAATCAACAGCGCCACTTAATCGAAGATTTGGTGCGCTTTGGCAAGCCCCATCAGTTTGGACTGGAAGCTGGATCGAAACCGGAACTGATGATTGCGTTGGCCCTGCTAGATACTCCCGGGTCGTTGCTGATTTGCAATGGCTACAAAGATCAGGAATATATTGAAACGGCCATGCTAGCTCGGCGGTTGGGTCATACGCCCATCATCGTCTTGGAGCAGATTGAAGAAGTTGAGTTGGTGATTGAAGCCAGCCGGAAGCTGAACATTGAGCCAATTTTAGGAGTGCGGGCTAAATTAAGCGCCAAAGGCATTGGTCGCTGGGGAACGTCGGCGGGCGATCGGGCTAAGTTTGGTCTGACTATTCCCGAAATCATTCGCGCGGTGGAGCAATTGCGATCGACAGACATGCTGAACTCGCTGCAACTGCTGCACTTCCACATTGGCTCACAGATTTCCTCGATCAGCGTTATCAAGGATGCTATTCGCGAAGCAGGGCAAATTTACGGCGAATTGGTGAAGTTGGGCGCAAATATGAACTATCTCGACGTGGGCGGCGGTCTGGGCGTGGACTATGACGGCTCTAAAACCAATTTCTACGCTTCCAAAAACTACAGTATGCAGAACTACGCCAACGACGTAGTGGCTGCGATGAAAGATGCCTGTCAGCAGCGCGGCATTGCTGTCCCGACGTTGGTCAGTGAAAGTGGCCGAGCGATCGCCTCCCATCAATCGGTGCTGGTCTTTGATGTGCTGGGTACCAGTGATGTGATTTCGGAAATCCCAGAACTTCCGGCTGATGACGATCCGCTGGTGTTGCGGAACCTATACGAAACCTATCAATCCATTAGCGTTGATAACTATCAAGAGGCCTATCACGACGCCACACAGTTCAAAGAAGAAGCCGTCAGTATGTTTGGGTTTGGTTACATTAGCCTAACCGATCGGGCCCGGGTTGAACGGCTGTATTGGGCTTGTTGCCGCAAAATTCTAGAGATTGCTCGGCAGCAGGACTATGTACCCGACGATTTGGAAGATCTCGAAAAAATTATGGCGTCGATCTACTACGTCAATTTTTCGGTGTTTCAATCGGCTCCGGATGCTTGGGCGATTGATCAACTGTTTCCCATCATGCCGATTCATCGTTTGAATGAAGAACCCACCTGTCGGGGGACGTTGGCAGATCTCACCTGCGACAGCGATGGCAAAATCGATCAGTTTATCGATCTACGAGATGTCAAGTACGTGTTAGAACTACACCCCCTGAAAAAGAACCTGCCTGCCGAGGACGGGCAATTTGCTACTGGGGCAGACAGTGCCTCTCACTCTCAATCTACCCATGAGCCTTACTACTTGGGAATGTTCCTCAGCGGAGCCTATCAGGAAATTATGGGCAACTTGCACAATTTGTTTGGCGACACCAACACGGTGCATATCAAACTGACTCCTAAAGGCTATCAGATAGAGCATGTTGTCAAGGGCGATACGATGCGGGAAGTGTTGGGCTATGTGCAATATGACGCTGAAGATTTGATCGAAAACATTCGGCGGCGATCGGAACAGGCCTTGCAAGAACACCAGATTACCTTGGAGGAATCGCAATTGCTGTTGCAAAACTATGAGCGCAGCCTCAGCCGCTATACGTATTTATCGTCATAG
- a CDS encoding DUF565 domain-containing protein, with product MQNTRLSTLVDGLLGQFSRWLRNPWRRLSLMLISVLSGNFLATVLSTVAGQRAELDVVVSIFLVALTEVVSWAYYRGDASRAARRQRLIAQRENDAIAARPLILEFFNGVKLGAIYGFLVEAFKLGS from the coding sequence ATGCAAAACACCCGCCTCAGCACCCTGGTTGATGGTTTATTAGGACAGTTTAGCCGCTGGTTACGCAACCCTTGGCGACGCCTGTCCTTGATGTTGATTAGTGTACTATCGGGCAACTTTTTAGCCACGGTTTTGTCCACTGTGGCTGGACAGCGGGCTGAATTAGACGTGGTGGTATCAATCTTTTTGGTAGCGCTTACCGAGGTGGTAAGTTGGGCTTATTACCGGGGAGATGCGTCACGGGCTGCCCGCCGTCAACGCCTGATTGCCCAGCGAGAAAATGACGCGATCGCGGCTCGTCCATTAATTTTAGAATTTTTTAATGGTGTCAAGTTAGGGGCGATCTATGGCTTTCTGGTCGAGGCGTTCAAACTGGGTAGCTGA
- a CDS encoding bifunctional 4-hydroxy-2-oxoglutarate aldolase/2-dehydro-3-deoxy-phosphogluconate aldolase, which translates to MATGSWLSSVQSQRAIAVIRAPNVELGLQMARAVVQGGMKLIEIAWNSHQPAALVHQLRQEQPSCLIGAGTILNLDQCWEAIAAGSQFFFTPYVNLEMIQTAVEQQVPVIPGALSPTEIVTAWQAGAVAVKVFPIQAVGGVAYIRHLQGPLGHIPLIPTGGVTIENAPEFLAAGALAVGLSSQLFPAEALKRSDWEEVTQRARQLLRSVGR; encoded by the coding sequence ATGGCAACTGGTTCCTGGCTGTCTTCTGTGCAATCGCAACGTGCAATCGCTGTCATTCGTGCCCCTAACGTGGAATTGGGCTTGCAGATGGCCAGGGCTGTAGTGCAGGGCGGCATGAAGCTGATTGAAATTGCCTGGAATAGTCACCAGCCCGCCGCACTGGTTCACCAACTGCGCCAAGAACAGCCCTCTTGTTTAATTGGGGCTGGTACAATCCTCAATTTAGACCAGTGTTGGGAAGCGATCGCCGCTGGCTCCCAGTTTTTCTTCACACCCTACGTCAATTTGGAAATGATTCAAACCGCCGTTGAGCAGCAAGTTCCCGTGATTCCAGGCGCATTGTCACCCACTGAAATTGTCACTGCCTGGCAAGCCGGAGCCGTAGCAGTGAAAGTGTTTCCCATTCAAGCCGTTGGCGGAGTCGCCTACATTCGCCATCTGCAAGGGCCCTTGGGACACATTCCCCTGATTCCCACAGGAGGAGTGACGATCGAAAATGCTCCAGAGTTTCTCGCTGCCGGAGCGCTTGCCGTGGGTTTGTCTAGTCAATTGTTTCCTGCCGAAGCACTGAAGCGCAGTGATTGGGAGGAAGTGACGCAACGGGCCCGCCAGTTGCTGCGATCGGTTGGAAGGTAG
- a CDS encoding ABC transporter ATP-binding protein, with translation MAQVVLENVYKSFPRRPGSRSVRPATTDLTELEATAAGVNVLRRINLTIQDGEFMVLVGPSGCGKSTLLRLIAGLETLTGGNIWVGDRLINDLPPKQRDIAMVFQSYALYPHMTVYDNLAFGLRRSAELAEDGEGERWTERNRTQSKLQTRSTERSRSSNSKITALPHASLLTRTLLWFDRPNAPKWLHNRLAQERSIARRVQTVAEMLQIESLLDRLPKQLSGGQKQRVALGRAMARDPQVFLMDEPLSNLDAKLRTETRTQIVNLQRKLGITTIYVTHDQIEAMTMGDRIAVMNAGQIQQVARPLELYNHPANRFVAEFIGSPPMNFIPVQVKAPLLIQHAQFRLTLPESWEAALRPYDGRSVTLGIRPEHLSVSLPAPKNIPVRVERVEALGSETYLSVQIAETLSGSPPLQVRIESERPTSIGESLWLSIAPDKIHLFEPDTGEAISQNSMRLL, from the coding sequence GTGGCACAGGTCGTTCTTGAAAACGTCTATAAAAGCTTTCCTCGTCGTCCGGGAAGTCGAAGTGTTCGGCCCGCAACAACCGATTTGACCGAATTGGAGGCAACGGCGGCGGGCGTCAATGTGCTGCGGCGCATTAATCTCACTATCCAAGATGGAGAGTTCATGGTTTTGGTGGGACCGTCTGGCTGCGGCAAAAGTACGCTACTGCGGCTGATTGCAGGACTGGAAACGCTGACGGGCGGTAATATTTGGGTGGGCGATCGCCTCATTAATGATTTACCACCCAAGCAACGCGACATTGCTATGGTGTTTCAAAGCTATGCCCTCTATCCCCACATGACGGTGTATGACAACTTGGCCTTTGGACTGCGGCGATCAGCAGAACTGGCGGAAGATGGAGAGGGGGAGAGATGGACAGAGAGAAACCGCACTCAATCCAAGCTGCAAACTCGTTCAACTGAGCGAAGCCGTAGTTCAAATTCTAAAATTACTGCATTACCTCACGCCTCCTTGCTGACCCGCACATTGTTATGGTTCGATCGCCCCAACGCGCCTAAATGGCTGCACAACCGACTAGCCCAGGAACGATCAATTGCTCGGCGGGTGCAAACGGTTGCCGAAATGTTGCAAATTGAAAGCCTGCTCGATCGCCTACCCAAACAACTATCCGGCGGACAAAAGCAGCGAGTGGCGCTGGGACGCGCTATGGCCCGCGATCCGCAGGTGTTTTTGATGGATGAGCCGCTATCCAACTTAGATGCCAAACTGCGCACCGAAACTCGCACTCAAATTGTTAATTTACAGCGTAAACTCGGTATTACCACGATTTACGTCACCCATGATCAGATTGAGGCGATGACCATGGGCGATCGGATTGCGGTGATGAATGCCGGGCAAATTCAACAAGTAGCGCGACCACTGGAGCTATACAACCATCCCGCCAATCGCTTTGTAGCAGAGTTCATTGGGTCGCCGCCGATGAATTTTATTCCGGTGCAGGTCAAGGCCCCGCTGCTGATTCAACATGCCCAGTTTCGCTTAACCTTACCCGAAAGCTGGGAAGCTGCCCTGCGTCCTTATGACGGGCGATCGGTAACGTTGGGAATTCGCCCAGAGCATCTATCTGTCAGTTTGCCCGCTCCTAAAAATATTCCCGTGCGCGTTGAGCGAGTGGAGGCATTGGGCAGCGAAACCTATCTCAGTGTGCAGATAGCAGAGACTCTATCCGGCAGTCCTCCGCTACAAGTGCGAATTGAATCCGAGCGCCCCACCAGTATTGGCGAATCGCTGTGGCTGTCGATCGCCCCCGACAAAATTCACTTGTTTGAGCCAGATACCGGAGAAGCCATTTCACAAAATTCTATGCGCCTGCTCTAG
- a CDS encoding glycerate kinase, with product MVSGSSSQFPLHQVLLDWIAGQSIADRAFLAAQLLHDADRAAAFGITSANVVSHLEQQLHWLRSSYAAIDRFCRTTLGWTGCSIEWLWNVGLPIAMRLSHWRQLQEPCLIVGILGGQGTGKTTLSRILTEILAVMGLCVGRLSIDDLYKTYAERQQLQQADPRLRWRGPPGTHDVELGLSVLQQLRSVSPHQPVAIPRFDKSLWSGAGDRTDPEIVTKADIVLFEGWFVGVRPIDPAAFDSAPPPIVTETDRAFARDINDRLRDYLPLWQQLDRLVVLCPTDYRFSQQWRRQAEHQMIAAGRTGMTDAEIDEFVEYFWRSLHPELFIPPLLRDPRTDLVIELSIDHQPLRIYHPISH from the coding sequence ATGGTTAGCGGATCATCCTCCCAATTCCCTCTGCACCAAGTGTTGCTGGATTGGATCGCGGGTCAGTCCATCGCCGATCGCGCGTTCTTGGCAGCCCAGTTGCTTCATGATGCCGATCGAGCCGCTGCGTTTGGTATTACTTCTGCTAATGTGGTCAGCCATCTTGAGCAACAGTTGCACTGGCTGCGCTCAAGCTATGCAGCAATCGATCGATTTTGTCGGACAACGCTAGGGTGGACGGGTTGTTCAATCGAGTGGCTGTGGAATGTGGGGTTGCCGATCGCGATGCGGCTTTCCCACTGGCGGCAATTGCAAGAACCGTGTCTAATTGTTGGGATTTTGGGGGGACAGGGGACTGGCAAAACCACGCTGTCTCGGATTTTGACCGAGATTCTAGCTGTGATGGGCTTGTGTGTGGGGCGGCTGTCGATTGACGATCTCTACAAGACCTACGCTGAACGACAACAATTGCAGCAGGCTGACCCGCGTTTGCGCTGGCGCGGACCACCCGGAACCCATGATGTGGAACTGGGGCTATCGGTACTACAACAGCTTCGATCGGTCTCTCCACACCAACCTGTCGCCATTCCCCGGTTTGACAAATCCCTGTGGAGTGGAGCAGGCGATCGCACCGATCCGGAGATTGTAACTAAAGCCGATATCGTCTTGTTTGAAGGCTGGTTTGTGGGAGTGCGTCCGATCGATCCCGCTGCTTTTGATTCTGCCCCACCCCCGATCGTCACCGAAACCGATCGCGCCTTTGCCCGTGACATCAACGATCGACTAAGGGACTATCTTCCCCTCTGGCAACAACTCGATCGCCTCGTGGTGCTGTGTCCTACGGATTACCGCTTCAGCCAACAGTGGCGACGCCAAGCAGAACACCAGATGATAGCAGCAGGGCGAACCGGCATGACAGACGCAGAGATTGATGAATTTGTCGAGTATTTTTGGCGATCGTTACACCCGGAGTTGTTTATTCCGCCATTACTCCGTGATCCTCGCACCGATTTGGTGATTGAACTGAGTATCGATCATCAGCCACTGCGCATTTACCACCCCATCAGTCACTGA
- a CDS encoding CAP domain-containing protein, protein MPSDKPLTQQLKTAKTLIPSPEGSQIYTGRVNAENTTRYYKLRLGRASDLSLSLHRLKADANLELLNRKGKVIDRSAQEGRAAETIRTSVKQGLYYVRVSQHRGSTRYRLSLVVNPPAAPATQTSNSFIQAVLDLTNLQRRQAGLQPLRLNDKLAVAAQFHSTDMARNDFFSHTGSNGSSVFDRVTSAGYNYALAAENIAAGYATPHAVVKAWMNSPGHRANILYPGLREIGIGFYFMDIDPGTTTYRYYWTQNFGTPGR, encoded by the coding sequence ATGCCGTCAGATAAACCGTTAACCCAACAATTGAAAACTGCCAAAACGCTCATTCCTTCTCCTGAAGGAAGCCAAATCTATACTGGGCGGGTCAATGCAGAAAACACGACTCGATACTATAAATTGCGTCTTGGCCGAGCCAGCGATCTCAGTCTTTCTCTGCATCGTTTGAAAGCCGACGCGAACCTTGAGTTGCTCAATCGCAAGGGCAAGGTGATCGATCGATCGGCTCAAGAAGGTCGAGCGGCTGAAACGATTCGGACATCGGTCAAGCAAGGACTTTACTATGTGCGCGTGTCACAGCATCGCGGCAGTACTCGCTATCGCCTCAGCCTCGTCGTTAACCCCCCCGCTGCTCCTGCTACTCAAACCAGTAACTCATTCATTCAAGCTGTACTCGATCTGACCAACTTGCAGCGTCGGCAGGCAGGCTTGCAACCCTTAAGATTAAATGACAAGCTAGCTGTGGCGGCGCAATTCCATAGTACCGACATGGCCCGCAATGACTTTTTTTCTCATACGGGTTCAAACGGCTCGTCGGTGTTCGATCGCGTCACTAGTGCTGGCTATAACTATGCTTTAGCCGCCGAAAACATTGCTGCTGGATATGCCACCCCACATGCTGTTGTCAAAGCTTGGATGAACAGCCCTGGACATCGCGCCAATATTCTTTACCCAGGATTGCGGGAAATTGGCATAGGCTTTTATTTTATGGACATTGATCCAGGAACCACTACCTACCGCTATTACTGGACACAGAACTTTGGCACACCGGGTCGGTAG
- a CDS encoding aspartate:alanine exchanger family transporter, with product MEWFLSLLGNQPILSLFLVICLGYAVGELPIAGLRLGVGAVLFVGLFIGAIVPDAVPPALLSTVGLILFFYGIGIQYGKAFVQGWLSSTGRRQNLIALLSTIATGIVTVAILSALRIPADVGAGLFAGALVNTAALQSVVDKLGSETPIVGYGVAYPFGVFGPILCMYLATRLLHPNLSVSRRRGVQGTELVVHNPKLEGALLSEVLAQFPEDVQVITVRKAGHNYLPRGSLRLEIGDELLIEAAEDSLRQVKRLIGDEMGRIPIVDIDDLDDLTIYVSRPAVVGRKIAELNLIEHPGCAIVSVLRGDTELYPKPALVLEAGDQLRVVAEPGCYETVQEFFGNSARSTAEVSYLALGLGMVLGVLFGLIPFPLPGLGSFAFGAAGGAMIVSLFLGWKGRIGQMSWVMPPSANLTLRNFGLTLFLAVAGLRSAEQFVATVQETGVVLLGAGMVITLTIVLVAMAIGLGLWRTPFDDLLGVVAGVTGNPAILAYASRSVSNNQPELGYAVVFPTSTIVKIIVAQMVAAWFINN from the coding sequence ATGGAATGGTTCTTATCTTTGTTGGGAAATCAACCAATTCTGAGCCTATTTCTAGTGATCTGTTTGGGCTATGCCGTAGGTGAGTTGCCGATCGCAGGGCTACGGTTGGGAGTTGGGGCCGTTTTGTTTGTTGGGTTATTCATTGGTGCAATCGTTCCAGACGCAGTCCCCCCTGCCCTATTAAGTACCGTCGGCTTGATCTTGTTTTTTTATGGCATTGGTATTCAATACGGCAAAGCCTTTGTGCAGGGATGGCTGAGTTCCACCGGACGCCGGCAAAATTTAATTGCGTTGCTGAGCACGATCGCCACTGGTATTGTCACCGTTGCTATTCTCTCAGCGTTAAGAATTCCAGCGGATGTGGGGGCAGGCCTATTTGCTGGCGCACTGGTCAATACAGCGGCGTTACAGTCAGTGGTGGATAAATTGGGCAGTGAAACCCCGATCGTTGGCTATGGTGTTGCCTATCCGTTTGGTGTTTTTGGTCCGATTCTATGCATGTACCTGGCTACGAGATTGCTACACCCCAACCTTTCGGTGTCTCGCCGTCGGGGAGTGCAAGGAACCGAACTAGTGGTTCATAATCCCAAATTGGAAGGGGCGCTGCTATCAGAAGTGTTGGCTCAGTTTCCTGAGGATGTGCAGGTGATTACGGTGCGCAAAGCCGGACACAACTATTTGCCACGTGGTAGTTTGCGTTTAGAAATCGGAGATGAATTGCTGATTGAAGCGGCGGAGGATTCGCTGCGGCAGGTGAAACGACTGATTGGGGATGAGATGGGCAGAATTCCGATCGTTGATATAGATGATTTAGATGATCTGACTATTTACGTGTCTAGACCAGCCGTAGTGGGTCGCAAAATTGCAGAGTTGAACCTAATCGAGCATCCAGGATGTGCGATTGTCTCGGTACTACGGGGTGATACTGAGCTTTACCCCAAACCAGCATTGGTACTAGAGGCGGGCGATCAACTGCGGGTTGTGGCTGAACCGGGTTGCTATGAAACGGTGCAAGAATTTTTTGGCAACTCGGCCCGAAGCACGGCCGAAGTTAGCTATTTGGCTCTGGGGCTGGGCATGGTGTTGGGAGTGTTGTTTGGCTTGATTCCGTTTCCACTACCCGGATTAGGGTCCTTTGCGTTTGGGGCTGCCGGGGGGGCTATGATTGTTTCTTTATTTCTGGGCTGGAAAGGGCGAATTGGACAGATGTCATGGGTAATGCCACCCTCGGCGAATTTGACGTTGCGCAATTTTGGTCTCACGCTATTTCTGGCAGTAGCGGGGTTGCGATCGGCGGAACAGTTTGTGGCAACGGTGCAAGAGACGGGCGTTGTGTTGCTGGGCGCGGGAATGGTCATTACCCTAACAATCGTGCTGGTAGCAATGGCAATTGGACTGGGGCTGTGGCGGACTCCCTTTGATGACTTATTGGGAGTGGTCGCGGGTGTGACGGGTAATCCAGCCATCCTAGCTTATGCGTCTCGATCGGTGTCCAACAACCAACCTGAACTCGGCTATGCCGTTGTTTTTCCCACCAGCACAATTGTCAAGATCATTGTGGCCCAGATGGTAGCGGCTTGGTTTATCAACAATTGA